CTGCCGCAGATGGACGCGCTGCTGCACGACGTCGACCAGGCCGCCGCCAGGGCGCGCGTGATCGAGACCCGCAAGCTGCTGCCGCCGCTGCAGATCGTGGCCTACCGCCGCTCGCTGCTCGACCTCACCCAGCAACTGGTGCTGCGGCGCCAGGAGCTGGAACAGGCGCGGCTCGAGTTCGCCCAGCTCGTCAACCTGCGTCCGGGCCAGGACTTCCAGGTAGCCGCCGTGGCGGCCGACCAGCCACCCATGCCGCTGCTGAACACCCGTCCCGAGACGCTCGAGGCGCTGGCCCTCGAACACCGTCCGGAGCTGCGCGAGGAAGCCTACCGCGCCCGCATCGGCGACCTCGAAGGCCGCAAGCAGATGCTGGCGCTGCTGCCTTCGCTGGGCTTCGACGTGGGCACCAACTACGACAGCAACCGCTACCTGCTCAACAACCGCTGGGCCTCGGCCGGGATGAACGTCTCGTTCAACCTGCTCAAGGTGTTCTCGATGCCGGCGGTCAAGCGCAATGCCGCCGCCAATGCCCGCATCGACGAATCGCGGCGGCTGGCGGTGACCGCCGCGGTGCTGGCCCAGGCGCGCATGGCGGCGGTGCGCTATGCGCTGCTGAACGACGAGCTGACCGTGTGGAACGACGCGGTGCAGGACGATTCGCGCATCGTCGGCTACCTGAGTGCGTCGAACCAGGCCGGCCTGGAGACCGAGCTCGAACTGATCCGGGCCCGCGCGCGCTGGATGATCTCGAAGGTCAACCGCGACCTGGTGCACGCCAATGTGCAGGGCGCCGTCGGCCGCCTGTACAACTCGCTGGGCATCGATCCGCTGCCGCTCGAAATGGAAAGCAGCGCGCCGCAGGCGCTGGTGGCGGCGCTCGAGGAACGCCTGGGCAAGTGGGAAGCCGAGCACTTCGCGCCGGCCGCCCTGCCGGAACAGCAGCCGGTGGCGCTGGCGCCGGTCGCCGGCGTGCCGAAAGAAGCGCGCGCCGCCTTCAACGACGCCATGGCGCGCATCCTGCGCCTGTCCAAGATCCCGGTGGCGGCAGCCGGCAAGCCGGCCGCGTTCAAGGTCGACACCAGCATCAAGCTGCAGCCGCCTGGCGCCGCCGGCCAGGTGGCGCGCATGACGATTCGCCTGGTTGATGCCACCGGCAAGGTGTTGCTCGAAGCCGAGCAGTCGAGCACCCTGGTGACCCCGATTGGCCAGGACCAGTGGCGCGCGCTGGGCGAAGGCGCCGCCTACCGCCTGGTGACGCCGCTGCGTGGCGCGGCCAGGCGCGCGACCGTCGCGCCAGCCCCGGCGCCGGCCGTCGCCGCAGCCCCGGTCTCCGGCGGCACGCCATCGGCGCAGCAGTTGCTCGGCGCCGCCGACCAGGTCAAGGCGCAGGTGTCGCACAAGATCGACGCCGCCAAGAACAAATAATCCAAGGCTTATCATGATGATCAAACGACTTACTCTCTCCCTGGCCATGCTGTGCGCGGCCTTCGGCGCCCAGGCGCAGACCCCTCCCGCCACCGCCGCCGTCCCGGACGGGGGCGGCGCCTTGCCGGCCCTGATCAGCGCCGACAGCGAAGCGACGCTGTCGGCGCAGATGCCGGGCAAGATCACGAAGATCCGCTATGCGATCGGCCAGGCCTTCCCGGCCGGCGCCGTGCTGGCCGAATTCGATTGCGCCGAGACCCGCGCGCGGCTCGACGCCCAGCAGGCCGAATACCTGGGCGCGCGCGAGACCCACCTGGCCAAGCTCAAGCTGCAGGGCCTGGGCGCGGCCGGCGAACTCGAAGTGACGCTGGCCGCGGCTGCCGCCGAGAAGGCGAAAAGCCTGATTCGCCAGCAGGAAGCACAGATGGCGTACTGCCAGGTGCGGGCGCCGTATGCCGGGCGCGTGGTGCGCCTGAAGGCGCGCGAGGCCGAGAACGTGACCGTCAACCAGCCGGTGATGGAGATCGTGGCCAATGCGCGCCGCAAGGCCGTGGTCCACGTGCCGGCCGCCTGGGCCGCGCGCGTGCGTCCCGGCACCACCTTCACGATCCGCGTGCCCGAGACCGGCCGCGATTATCCGGCGCGCCTGGAGCGCACCAATGGCCGCGTCGATGGCGTGTCGCAGTCGCTCGAAGTCGAAGCCGTCTTCACCGGCAAGACCGACGGCCTGCTGCCGGGCATGATCGGCCAGGCGGTGTTCCCGGACAGCGTCACCAAAGGACGTTGAGGACACCCGCATGAGCGAGCGCAATTTCGCCAGCCTGCTGGCCTTCGAGGGCCGGCTGCGCGGTGCGCGCAGCGCCCACGAGGCCGACTTCCTGGCGGCCAACGAGCCGCATGCGCTGTTCGGCCACGAGCAGACCTTGCTGTGGAAGGCGGGCCCGAACGGCAAGCCGGTACTTGCGGCGGCGTCCGGCCTGTCCGAGGTCGAGCCGCGCTCGCCGTTCGGCCTGTGGTTCTCGAACGCGGTGGCGCAACTGGCCATCGAGGATGCGCCGCGCCGGGTGGCGCCGGCCGACTTTCCGAAAGATGCCGAGAGCGGCGCCGAGTGGATGCCGCAGCACCTGCTGCTGGTGCCGCTGGTGGCGGCCACTGGCCAGCGCGTCGGCGGGCTGTGGATGACGCGCGCCGAACCGTGGGGCGACGACGACCTGCAGCTGGCGCAGTGGGTGGCGCAGGTATTGGCGCATGCGCTGTGGGCCTGGGAGCGGCGGCGCTGGACCCGCATCGTGCCGGCCGCCTGGCGCGGCCTGGGGCGCGGCAGGAAGCGCGCGCTGCTGCTGGCGCTGCCCCTGTGCCTGTTGATCCCGGTGCGCCTGTCGGCGCTGGCGCCGGCCGAGGTATCGCCGGCGCGCCCGCAGCCGGTGACGGCGCCGATCGACGGCGTGGTGGCGCAGGTCCTGGTGGCGCCCAACCAGCGCGTCAAGGCGGGAACGAAGCTGCTGGAGCTGGACGATACCGCGACCCGCAACCGCCTGCTGGTGGCGACCAAGAGCCTCGACACGGCGCGCGCCGACCTCGCGCGTGCGGCCGGCAAATCGTTCGGCGACGACGCCTCGAAGGCCGAGCTGCAACTGCTCGAATCGCGCGTGGCCGAGCGGCGCGCCGAGACGGTGTATCTGCAGGAACTGCTGGCGCGCCTGGCGCCGACCGCCCGGTTTGATGGCATCGCGCTGTTCGCCGACGCCGACGAGTGGCGTGGCCGCCCGGTGCAGACCGGCGAGCGCCTGATGACGCTGGCCGACCCGGCGCAGGCGCAGCTGACGGTCTACCTGGCGCCGGACGACGCCATCGCGCTCGACCCGGGCGCCGAGGTGCGCGCCTACCTGAACGTGGCCCCGCTCAGCTCCTACGCGGCCAAGGTGACCCAGGCCTCGTACGAGGCCGGCACCAGCCCCGAGGGCACGCCGGCGTATGTGATCAAGGCCGCCTTTGCACCCGGAGAGACGGTGCCGCGGCTGGGCCTGAAGGGCACCGCGAAAGTGTACGGAGAGTGGACGGTGCTGGGGTATTACATCCTGCGCAAGCCGCTGCGTACCTTGCGGCGCACGATCGGGATTTGAGTACCCGAGTCACACCCACCACCAACTCGCGCACGTCGTTCCCGCGAAGGCGGGAACCCAAGTACGTAATGCAGTTGCCAGCTCACGCGTCATTGGTCACGCATGCAAACTTGGGTTCCCGCCTGCGCGCACTAGCGTCCGGAATATTTATTCGCGAAGTAAGCATGTCCTTCCCGCGCTCGCCGGGCGCCTTGGCCGGAATCCAAGTAACGTCATAGAATGCTCATGCGCAGGCATAGCCTCAGCCTGTATCGGAGCGCGATGTTTGAGCCGCTGGTCCGCTGCAGTTGGGTACACGCCTGCGCGGGTACGACGTGTATTTCGCTATAGAGGGTCGCCTTTTCGGGATCCGAATTTGTTCCGGACACCAGTGCGCCTGCGCGGGAACGACGGGGTGAGGCTAGCGGGAAAACGATGTGCGTTGGTTACGCACGATCAGAACCCCGTCTCGCGCACCAGCACCGACAACGCATGCGCCAACCCACCGGGCGCCAGCGCATCCCACCCTGCCTGCACCCGCACCGTCCCGCGCATCACCGCCGGCGTCGCCACGGCGCCGTCCTGCGGTTTGATGCGCACCCGGTACAACGCTTCGTGCGCCACCAGTTCGCCGTCCTGGGTACGGGTGGCGGCGACCGCGCCGCCGTTGGTGGAGGCCAGCAGCGGCGGCACCTGGCGGCCGGCGGCCGGGTCGATCGCGACCACCGCGCCGCGCAGCACTGGCGACTCCGGCAGCTCGGGATAGAACTTCACTTCGTCGCCCACCGCGATCGCGCGCAGCATCTGTTCGCCGACATAGGCGTCGATCTCGACGCCCTCGCTGGCGACCACGCGCAGCAGCGCGTGGCGCGGCTGCACCCAGCTGCCCGCCACCAGGCCCGGCATCAGGTCGCGCACCCGGCCGGCGTGCGGCGCCAGCACCACCAGCCGCGCCAGCTGCTCGCGCGCGCCGGCTTCGTCGGCCAGCGCCTCGCCCAGTTCCTGTTCCAGCACCAGGCGCCGTTCGCGCTGGGTGGCATTCGCCGGGGTGCGCGCCAGTTCCTCGCGCAGCGCGCCAGCGCGCAGGCCGGCGCGGGCCAGGCGGCTGTCGAGTTCGGGCGCCTCGAGCCGCAGCAGCGGGGCGCCGGCGGCGACTTGCCGGCCATCGGCCACCAGCACCTCGGCCACGCGCGCCGGCATCGCCGCATACACGGCGCTGGCTTCGACGCCACGCACCAGGGCCGGCACGCCGAGCTGGCGCGCCACCGGGATCGTCCACAGCAGGACCAGCACGGCCAGGCCGAGCAGGGCCCAGGCGCGCGGACGCAGCCGCCATTCGGGTCGCTTTTCCATTAAAACCTTCCACTCCGCGGCGAGCGGTTTCAGGATGAACCAGCCGATCTCGATCGCCATCAACAGGATGCCAAGCAGTTTGAAGAACAGGTGATAGACCATCAGCGCGATGCCGATGAACAGCACCAGGCGATAGGTCCAGGTGGCCAGCGCGAAGCCGATCAGCCAGCGCCGCATACGCGGGCCCATGGTCGGCTCGCTGTCCGGCTCATGTAGCCCAAAGAAAGTGCGGCGCAGCGCCGCCCGCGCCAGCGCCGAGCTGCGCTCGTGCAGGTTCGGCAGGTTCAATGCATCCGACAATAAGAAATAACCGTCGAAGCGCATGAAGGGGCTCAGGTTGATCGCCAGCGTGATCAGCCACGACGTGGTCGCGAGCAGGAACAGCCCGCTGCGCACGATGCCATCCGGCCACAGCGCCCACGCCAGCGTGGTCCAGCAGGCCAGCGCCAGCTCGGCCGCCATGCCGGCGCTGGCGATCGCGAAGCGGCGCGCGGGCTGGGCCAGCTTCCAGGTTTCGCCGGTATCGGTGTACAGCACGGGCCACATGACCAGGAAGGCCACGCCCATGGTCGGCACCCGCAGGCCCATGCGCTTGGCGGTGTAGGCGTGCCCCAGCTCGTGCAGGATCTTGGCGAAGGTGGCGGCCACGCCATACGACAGCAGGCCTTCGAGGCTGAAGAAGTAGGAGAAGGAACCGGCCAGCGCATCGGCCTGGCGCGTGGCCAGGTACAGGCCGAGCAGGCCGGCGGCCAGGGTCAGCAGCAGGAAGGCGCGGGTGAACAGCGGCGCCACGCGCGGCAGGGTCGCGGACAAGAACCGGTCGGGGTGCAGCAGCGGCAGCCGGAAGAACAGGTAGTTGTGTACCGCCTGCTTCCACCACGGCGGCCGGGCGCCGGCCACGCGCTGGCGCAGCGCCTCGCGGCCGGTGTCGTCGCAGGCCACCAGCTGGTGCTGGCGCAAGAAGTCGAGCAGGGCCTCGACGTCGGCGGGCAGCGTGTCGAGCGGTGTCTCGGCCGCCGTCTCGGCGCTCAGCTCCTCGAACGTGGCGCCGGGCTGCCAGCGGCTGAGCAGCTCGAACTCCATCCAGCCCAACTCGAAAAAGCGATTGCGCACCGGATCGTGGATGCGCCACGACGGCGCCCCGTCCGGATGGGGCGGGGCGGGCAGCAGCTGGAGATCCTGGCGCAGCGCGGGCAGCAGGCTGGGTGCGGGCGCGCTGGCAGGTGTCGGGAGGACGGCGGAAGAAAGCATCGCCGAGACTGTACCGCAGGTCCCGGCGCAAGGTCAAAACGGCGTGCCGCATGGGGCGGCAAACCGTTGTTTGGCATCTACTGCGGCGCCTGGCCGCCGCGCCGGTTGACGACCAGCAGCTGGCCGTCGCCGCTGCCCGCGCGTTCGGCCACCTGCACCGCCGCGCGTCCCGGGCCGGTGACGACGATGTCGGTGCGGCCGGCCGTGAGCCGATTGCCGTCCAGGGCGCCCGAGCCGCTCAGGCGCGCATGCACCTGGTCGACCCGGCCGCCGACCTCGGCGCCGCCCGGGCCGTCGGAGATCAGCGCGAAGCGCTTGCCGTCGATGTCCGCTTTCAGGCTGCCAGAGCCGCGCAGCTCGGCTTCCAGCGTGTCGGACACGTGGGCCAGCTCGACGCCGCCCGGGCCGGTGCTCTTGAGCGTCGCCTTGCCTACTTTCAGATCGGCGCCGTCGATGTCGCCCGAGCCGCTCAAGGTGGCCTTGAAATCGGCTACCGTGCCGGCAAGCAGGGCGTCGCCCGGGGCGTCCATGCGCAGGGTGGCGGCCTGCGCCCGCAGGCCGCGCGCGCTGAAGTCGCCCGAACCCTTGATCTCGGCCTCGAGATGGGTGATGGCGCCGCCGACGCAGGCGCTGCCCGGCCCGCGTTGCTGGGTGCTGACACGGCTCGCGGCCAGCTCGCAGGCATCGAAGTCGCCGGAACCGGCGATCTCGGCGCGCACGTCAAGGCTGCTGCCGCGCAGCCGCATGCCGCCCGGCCCCGTGAGGCGCGCATCCAGCCGCGCCAGGCGCAGGCCGTCGGCTTCGAGGTCGCCGGACCCCGTCATTTTCACCTGCAGCGAGCCGTCGATATTGGCCAGCCGGACGTCGCCCGGGCCGTGCATGGCCAGGTCGACCTGGCCGGCGCGCACGCGGTGCAGGTCGGCGTCGCCGCTGCCGCCCACCCGCAGGTCGAGCTTGCGCACGGCGCCCGAGGCCTGCAGGTCGCCGGGGCCGTCGACGTCCACGGCGATGCGCTCGCCGTTGACCTGGTCGAGCGTGACGTCGCCGCTGCCCGCCATCTTGAGGCTGGCCAGCTGCGGGACGCCGATGTCGATGGTGACCGTCTGGCGCCGCTTGCCGAAGCCGAACTGGAACACGCGGTTATTTGCAGGCCGCACCACCAGGGTGTCGCCGCGCACGAAGGTCTCGACCTCGTCGAGCTGCTCGCGCTCGCCGGAGACCTTCAGGCCAGAGCGGCCCTGGGCGTCGATCGTGACGTCATAGGGGCCGTGCAGCTCGATGGCGCTGAAGGCGCCAATGCTGCGCTGTTCGGTGATCCGCTTGGCCGGCGTGTCGGCCTGGCTGGTGTCGATCGTGAGCAGCAGGGTGCCGATGGCGGCAGCGACCAGGGTGGTTTTCAGGACGGTGTGCATATTGTTCTTGGTCCGAAGTCGATGGAGAGACTGAACGATAGGCCAGGCGCGCCATTGGCGCATGATGAAAACGACAAAACGGTGGATTCGGGGGCTCAAGTGCAGCTACACGCGACGAACCGTGCGGGAGTGTCATAATGTCGGGATTGTCGAAGGAGGGGATCGTGATGCGCCATTCGCGCTCGAGTCTGTTGCGGGCCGCCAGGGTCTTGCCGCTGTTGGCAGGCATCGCCAGCGCCGGCGCCATGGCCGCGCCCTCGACCTTCGGCCCCGTGATCGGCAGTGCGCTGCTGTGCCGCAGCCACCTGGACAACCGATATTTCCACGCCTACCTGACCCAGGCCTTCGGCCCGGCCTACAAGCGCGAGGGCGGGGCATGGTGGTTCAAGGCCGAGGCCACGTTGTGGGGCGCGCAGGTCAATGAGGTGATGGTCAGCGACGATAGCAGCAGCCTGGTGTTCGTGGCCGCCGTCCTCGATACCAAGCCCGAAGAACTCGAAAAATCGGTGCGCGCGGAGGCCGGCGTCGCCTTCCAGCCGGCCGACGCGTCGCGCCATCCTTTGCGCAAGTCAAACCCGGGCAGCACGATCGCCTACGCCAGGGACAAAAGCAAAATATACTGCGCGAAGTTCAAACCGCAGCCACCCGGCCGCTAGACCGCATGTACAACCATTATTTCCAGCTGAAGCACGCCCCGTTCTCGATCGCGCCCGACCCGCGCTACCTGTTCATGAGCGAGCGGCACCGCGAGGCGCTGGCCCACCTGCTGTACGGCATCGGCAGCGGCGGCGGCTTCGTGCTGCTCACCGGCGAGATCGGCGCCGGCAAGACCACGGTCTGCCGCTGCTTCATCGAGCAGGTTCCCGAGAACTGCCGCCTGGCCTATATCTTCAATCCGCGGCTGACGGCGCAGGAGCTGCTGCAGACCGTGTGCGAAGAGCTGCGCATCGCGCTGCCGCCGGATGCCGCGGGCGCGGATGGCGTCAAATCCTATGTCGATGCGATCAACCGCTACCTGCTCGCATCGCATGCCCAGGGCCTGAACAATGTGCTGGTGATCGACGAGGCCCAGAACCTGTCGAGCGAGGTGCTCGAGCAGTTGCGGTTGTTGACCAATCTCGAGACCAGCGAACGCAAGCTGCTGCAGATCATCCTGATCGGCCAGCCCGAGCTACGCACCATGCTGGCGCGGCCGGAGCTCGAGCAACTGGCCCAGCGCGTGATCGCGCGCTACCACCTGGGGCCGTTGTCCGAGAACGAGACCGGCGCCTATATCGCGCACCGGCTGGCGGTGGCCGGCGCCGCCGGGATGCCGTTTCCGCCGAACCTGACGCCGCTGGTGCACCGCCTGTCGCACGGCGTGCCGCGCCGCATCAACCTGCTGTGCGACCGCGCGCTGCTGGGCGCCTATGTCGAGAACAGCCCGCAGGTCACGCGCGCCATCCTGCTCAAGTCGGCCGAGGAGGTCTTTGCCGGCGAGCCGGCGGCGCGCAAGCCCGTGCGCTGGCCGTTGCTGGCGGGCGGGGTGTTGGCTGGCGTGGCGATCGGCGCTGCGGCCTGGCAGATGCTGCCGCTGCACGATGCCAAACCTGCGGTGGCGCAGGCGGCGCCGGTCGCCGTGAAGCAGGTGGCGGCCAAGCCGGCCGCGGCCCCGCAGCCGGCGACGCCGCCGGCCGCGGTGGCCGGCGCCGGTTTCGCGACCGGCGCCAGCGAGAACGAGGCGCTGCGCGCGCTGGCGGCGCTATGGGGGCCGTCGTTCGCCGACATCGCCGGATCGAATCCGAAGGCGACCTGCGAGGCGGCGCTGCGCGCCAACCTGCGCTGCCACCAGGGTCGCGGCGGCCTGTACGAACTGCGCCTGCTCGACCGGCCGGCGGTGGTCACCCTGCACGACGGCCCGCGCACCGGCTACGCGGTGCTGGTCGGGATGGACGCCGCCAGCGTCACCCTGGCGGTGGACGGGCGCCGCGAGCGGGTCGCCATTCCCGCCTTCGTGGCCCGCTTCGGCGGCGAGTTCACCACCCTCTGGCGAGTGCCGGGGGCGTTTCGCGACGTGGTGGGGCAGGGCGACCGCGGCCCGGACGTCGACTGGATCGCCCAGCGCCTGGCCGGCCTGAACGAGGCTACCGCGCCGGCGCTCGACCAGCCGCTCGATGCGCGCACCAAAGAGTGGCTGCGCGCCTTCCAGGCGGCCCAGGACCTGAAGGCGGACGGCGTGGCCGGGCCGCACACCTATATGCGTCTCAACCAGCTCTCCGGCGTGGCCGAGCCGCGCCTGCTGGCGGCGGCCACGACGGGGACGGGAAACTGATATGTCGTACATCCTCGAAGCACTCAAGAAGGCCCAGGCCGAACGCCAGCTGGGCAATGCCCCGACCATCCACGCGCCGCCGCCCATGTACGCGGCGCCGGAGCGGGCGGATGGCGGCAAGCGGCGCTATCTGGCGATCGGCGTCGGCGCGGGCGTGTTGCTTGCGGCGGCTGCGCTGCTGTGGCTGCGCCAGGGCGCCGACCAGCCGGTGCGGCTGGCGCAGTCGCCCGCGCCTGCGCCAGTACCGGTACCCGCGGCCGCACCTGCGCCAGCGCCCGCGCCTGTGGCGCCACCGGTAGCGGTGGCCGCGCCGCCTGCCGTTCCGGCCCCGGCGCCGGTCGTGCGCGAAGCGGTGCCCGTGGCTGCGAAGCCGACACCGGCGCCAGAGAAACCGAGCGCGCCGCCGGCCGAACCGGCCCGGGTGGAGCCGGCGCCGGCGCCGGCCGCAGCGCCAGTCCCGCCGGCCGGCGAGGAAAGCCTGCGCAGCTTGCAGCAATTGCCCGATGCCTTGCGGCGCGAGATCCCGCCAGTGACCTTCGGCGGCTATATCTATTCGCCGACCCCGGGCGAAAGCCTGCTGCTGGTCGACAAGACGCTGCGCCGCGAAGGCGACGAAGTTGCGCCCGGCCTGGTGCTCGAGCGCCTGACCCCGAAAGCGGCCGTGATGAACTATCGCGGCACCCGCTACCGTGTCGCCTACTGAGCCGGGGCCGGGCCCGGTGCTGGGCGTGGTGGGGTGGTCGGGCAGCGGCAAGACCACCTTGCTGGAAGTCCTGGTCGCGCGCCTGTCGGGGGATGGCTTGCGGGTGAATATCGTCAAGCACAGCCACCATGACATCGAGCTCGAGCCGCCGCGCAAGGACAGCGCGCGCCTGCGCCAGGCCGGGGCGGCCGAGGTGATGATCGCCTCGCCGTACCGGATCGCCATCATGCGCGAGTTGCGCGCCGCGCCCGAGCCGGCGTTGGACGAGTTGCTGGCGCGCCTCTCGCCGGCCGACCTGACCCTGGTCGAAGGCTATAAATGGGAAGCCTTGCCCAAGCTCGAGGTGCACCGTCCTTCCCTGGGCAAGCCGGCGCTGTTCCGCAACGACGCCACCATCCTGGCCGTCGTGTCCGACGTGGCGCGGCCGTTGGAGTTGAGCGACCGGCTCGCCTGGCTGGACTTGAACGACCCGGATGGGGTAGTGGACTGGGTATGCGCCTGGTTAAATAATCGGCCTCAAGTTTTGGTCGATGAGACCGTTAAAGACTGACAAGTCTTTTTCTGGAGAGGTATATGGACGTCACGAATATTGCCAAGCTTTCAACCAGCATGGCTGAAACCGGTATCCGTCATGAAGTAGGCGTGTCCATGCTCAAGAAAGCGATGGATATCGAGGTGGCGTCGGCGGCCCAGCTGATCCAGTCGCTGCCACCAACGCAAAACCTGCCAGCCCACCTGGGCAACACGATCAACACGAAAGCCTGAGCAGGTTTCGCGGTACCGGCGGCGTGAACTAAAGCGCGAAAGCCGGATCGAAGATCACACGATATTGTGTGCTGCTATAAAAAACCCGGCGACGAAGCCGGGTTTTTTATGGGCCACGTTCAGTGGAAAGCGCGCAGGATGCGCGCTTCGCCCGACCGGTCGTTGTAGCGGTCATTGGCGGAGCGGGTGGCGGCCATCATGCGCTCGAGCTGCGCGTCTTCGAAGCGGGACAGTTCTTCATTCGCCGCTTCCAGGGCAAGCGACAGCTTGGCGCGCGCATTCTGGTACAAGGCGCTGGAGTAATGATCGGTATTCTTGAGCAGCTCTTCCGCGTTTTCGATCACGAGTCGCAAGTCGCCGATCAATTGCTCTTGCGTTTGAGCACGGTGTTCCGGGGTTTCCATCGCCTTCACCTCTAAGCCGTTAGCTGACGTCTTAAAATATAAACAAGGAAGCCCCGCTCTGTTTGTTAGTGCGCAAACATAAGCCGCCGTTCCGGCGCTCTATTTCTTCGCACGAGAAGCCCATCGTCGGGCTTCCAACAGCCTACTGCACGGTGATGCGCAGGTCGCCGACCGAGACGGTCTGGCCACTGCGGATTTTCGCCGTCTTGCGCAGCTCCTGTTTACCATCGACCGACACCACGCCGCTGGCGACCATGTTCTTGCCGGCGCCGCCGCTGTCGACCAGGCCGACCAGCTTCAGCAGCTGGTTGACCTCGACGAATTCTGATGTCAAATCGAAAACTATTTTTTGCATTCTATCCTCGGGGTGGTGATGGCGGCGTACGATTGATGAGGCCGCTTAATTGGACGGGCGCGCAGGAGCGCGCCGTCCGTGATGCGCAGGTCAGGCCGGGTCCGGACGGGTCATGTCGATCGGCACGATCCACTGGTCGAACTGCTGTTCGTCGACGAAGCCGCTCTGCAGGGCGGCCTGGCGCAGGGTCAGGCCGTCCGTCGATGCCTTCTTGGCGATCTGCGCGGCGCGATCATACCCGATGTGCGGCGCCAGCGCAGTCACCAGCATCAGCGATTTTTCCATCAGCTCGCCGATGCGGGCGTGGTTGGGCTCGATGCCCTGGGCGCAATGCTCGTCGAAGGAGCGCATGCCGTCGGCCAGGATGCGCGCGCTTTGCAGGAAGTTATGCGCGATCATGGGCTTG
This portion of the Telluria beijingensis genome encodes:
- a CDS encoding general secretion pathway protein GspB, which gives rise to MSYILEALKKAQAERQLGNAPTIHAPPPMYAAPERADGGKRRYLAIGVGAGVLLAAAALLWLRQGADQPVRLAQSPAPAPVPVPAAAPAPAPAPVAPPVAVAAPPAVPAPAPVVREAVPVAAKPTPAPEKPSAPPAEPARVEPAPAPAAAPVPPAGEESLRSLQQLPDALRREIPPVTFGGYIYSPTPGESLLLVDKTLRREGDEVAPGLVLERLTPKAAVMNYRGTRYRVAY
- the mobB gene encoding molybdopterin-guanine dinucleotide biosynthesis protein B, yielding MSPTEPGPGPVLGVVGWSGSGKTTLLEVLVARLSGDGLRVNIVKHSHHDIELEPPRKDSARLRQAGAAEVMIASPYRIAIMRELRAAPEPALDELLARLSPADLTLVEGYKWEALPKLEVHRPSLGKPALFRNDATILAVVSDVARPLELSDRLAWLDLNDPDGVVDWVCAWLNNRPQVLVDETVKD
- a CDS encoding DUF883 family protein, which produces METPEHRAQTQEQLIGDLRLVIENAEELLKNTDHYSSALYQNARAKLSLALEAANEELSRFEDAQLERMMAATRSANDRYNDRSGEARILRAFH
- a CDS encoding YjfB family protein, with product MDVTNIAKLSTSMAETGIRHEVGVSMLKKAMDIEVASAAQLIQSLPPTQNLPAHLGNTINTKA
- a CDS encoding RNA-binding S4 domain-containing protein; amino-acid sequence: MQKIVFDLTSEFVEVNQLLKLVGLVDSGGAGKNMVASGVVSVDGKQELRKTAKIRSGQTVSVGDLRITVQ